Within Melospiza georgiana isolate bMelGeo1 chromosome 21, bMelGeo1.pri, whole genome shotgun sequence, the genomic segment TGTGTCCTGTACCGAGGGCCGGCAGCGCTGGCTGCAGTGGGGCAGCGCGGGTGAGGAGCCGGGGCGGGAGCCGAGAGCAGGAGATGCCGCAGCTCTCGGGGgcatccagcagcaccagcacacgGGGCTGCGCCCCCGGCCCGAGCCCCTCCGAGCCCCAGCGACGCCCTCCTGcccccccggcccccgcccTGCCGGGGCCGCGCCTCCCCTCACGGCCGCCCCGTGCCGGGAGCTGCTCGGCTCCGGccactgctggccctggggagcctcggcccctcctggcagcccctgcgCTGCGCAGGGAAGGGTTTGGGCtgcagggagtggctggctggtgagctgcagctgccaacgGAGGACAATTATGCAATAAAGGCTGGGTATCATGCAGGGCCGTGTCTGCTTGTCTGTCTGTGTGCTCGTTCcttcagctgccagcactgcccggGATGCCCATGGCAGCCAAAGCTGATGCACACACCTGTGTGGGGACATGCTGCATCGTGCCTGGGGGAGGGACATGGGGTGACAGGGGCCGTGCAGGCTCCACCATGGCCCAGCTGAGCTTCCTCATGGGGAGAggagccctcagccccagcagcctcagccctgccaccTCTGCCTGCTGGCTCCTTGCTCGTTTTCGCCCCACGGCAGCAGTGACCCCCACGTCGGCGCCCGGGACCCCACTGCGGGAGGAGGTTCCACCCTGAGCGCGACAGGAACACGGGGCCCGTCCGGAACCCgctccatccatccttcccCCGCGTCTGCAGCCCCGACGCTCTCTCCGGGCGCTCCTCAGGGGACCCGCGGCTCTTTCCGCTATTTCCCAGCGCTGGccgggctgcagctgctggcgctgctggcCATGAGCGCGGCCGTGCTCTGGGTCAGCGTGCGGGGCCGCTGAAGCCCCGCAGGGACCCCACGGCCCGGCCGGCGCCGCTCGAGCCCCGAGAGCCCCGGTGCCGACGGCGCGGGCAGGGGGAGGCCGCACCGGGGCCCCGCCGGGCCCTCCCCGCTTCCCCCGCCGGCTCCAACAAACGCTCCCGCGGCCCCGACCCTCGCATCcccggcggccccgccgccccgcagTCCCGGTTCCCCTTCCCCGCCCCAACGGGGCGATGGCGCCGcaggggcggccccgggggcgGGCCGAGCTCCGCCGAGAGCAGCCGGCAGCGGCAGGGGCCGAGCCCCGGGACCCGCAGCGGCcatgcagctcctgcctctgctcgCCTGGGCGCTGCTGCCAGGTAAGGCCGCGCCCGAGCCCCGCCTGCCGGGCCCGCGCCGTCGGGCGGGAGGTGCCGCTGCGGCGGCTGCACTGCCGCGGCTCCGTGTGTCTCCACAGGCTGCGGGGCACTGACGGGGTCCGGCACCGTGAGGGGGTTCATGGGCGGTTCCCTGTCCGTCACCTGCACGTACCGGCGGGGCTTGGAGAAGTTGCCGAAGTTCTGGTGCACAACACGTACATGGACGGTTTATACATGTGCTGAGGACATCGTCATCACCTCGGAGTCGCAGCCCGAGGTGGTGCGGGGCCGGTTCTCCATCCGGGACAACCGCGAACGACGGGCATTCACGGTGACCGTGGATGGTCTGTCCAAGGAGGACGCGGGCACCTTCCGCTGTGGGGTGCGAAGGGGAACATTTTTGCCTGACGAGAGTGCTGATGTGAAGGTGATCGTGCTCCCAGGTCAGTGCTTGTGGGCTGCAGGGCCCCCAGATCTATCATGGATGtgtcctcctccagctgcttggagcaggggctgcagtgtgGGCGGCCTAGAGCTGATGGATGCCCTGCAGGTGGGACCGCCCCAGGGTATGACACCAGAGTGCTGTAGGTGCCACCATCACTCATTCCCTCTTCTTTGTTCTATCCAGACCCCCTTCTTTGCCCCCCCCCGGTTCAGCCATCTCCATTACTGAGGTGTACTGAGCTCTCTGTGACcacttttcttcctcatttgCTCTTGCTGGCCTTTTCTGTGCCGTCCTTGCCTTCCTGTATAACACTGGGTGTTCCTCATTGCATTGTGCTGCTCCGTTTGCCACCTGGGacctgcagcacctctggaCACCAGGCCCTGGGCTTGGGAAACATCCTTCTCCATTGCCTTGCCAGGGATCAGCCTGCACAGCAGGACAATATAtatgtgctgtgtctgtgctagTACTAAACTGGGCATGGGGTGCCCAGACCCCTTTCTGCAGTCTCAATCTGTTTTGTGCATGTTTTGGGGGGGACTGAGACTCTGAAAAGCTTCATGGGCAGAGGAAGGGTCTTACAGCACTCTGACCTCGAGATGTGCCCCCTGGATGTGGCAGAGGGGACCCAGCTTCTCCTCCTGTGACAGCACGTATGGCACTTCTGACTCACTGCAAAACCCACGGCATCTTTCTCCACAGAGATCAACCATGCCTCTCCTCTTTTTGTTACAGCTTCTTCCATCCCCCCATCATCGAACTACGTGACCACCACGTCCTCTGATCTCATTCTGTCTGTACCAGGCCACACACAGACAATTTCCCAGGAGGAAATTTTGCAATCAACATCAAACCCCTCCACCCCTGAACCGTGAGTAGCAGCTCCTGCCTACAGCAGCCACTTTCCTCCATGAGCTCTctggtgcagctggagccctgcaAACACAGGAGACTTCACACCTCCCTTAAGGATCCAGACCTCCTGGTTTTGCCTTCAGAGACCACTTCACATGGgaaaattcttctctgtgagggtggtgaggtcctggcagaggttg encodes:
- the LOC131092330 gene encoding CMRF35-like molecule 2, with the protein product MQLLPLLAWALLPGCGALTGSGTVRGFMGGSLSVTCTYRRGLEKLPKFWCTTRTWTVYTCAEDIVITSESQPEVVRGRFSIRDNRERRAFTVTVDGLSKEDAGTFRCGVRRGTFLPDESADVKVIVLPASSIPPSSNYVTTTSSDLILSVPGHTQTISQEEILQSTSNPSTPEPLSVVEHILTPAIIVVLFLLAVAAGVLVILSRKKKAPSGAAIEMDRTCSMSPTGAEALNYADLTHGPAESPYSNAEDLHRLETLPVEYTEVRQSAQLSEEEKEALYARVQKPKPQQEQIYANMPSAPRPSEEPYGTVWGR